A portion of the Micromonospora tarapacensis genome contains these proteins:
- a CDS encoding endonuclease/exonuclease/phosphatase family protein: MTEAAARTTAIMDEKDPELSPEQPSARSRRARWGVRLAAVACVGWLVVVVLHHLLSARTYVWGPVDLLPPIAWAAVPVLLLPVAWLARPMRGRLVGAALLALVLGLGYSGINFATVFHTPPPAPADAVKVVTWNTEYWDQDRRNGGEQRTTTGQFYDFLREMDADVYMLHEYANVDDSLVDIFAQAYEIDQTAQLKAAFPGYTIVREGRNVTLTRLPVVGHAWLDSQPYLPDDLKPVPPALVDRPLFYTSQALRTDIRVNGQVVSFYNSHVFQPPVRMLLLRSDDDRNMFEIDRFNFEIRQASYQAIAADLDKNPNRAVMAGDLNTSPSMNLLDMVSDRLVDQSRALSSLYPVTWPVGDKPRMWRIDWLFTTPDIKVHSYDLTLPKGLSDHKAQQFVISAP; this comes from the coding sequence ATGACGGAAGCGGCGGCAAGAACGACCGCAATAATGGACGAAAAGGATCCGGAGTTGTCGCCGGAGCAGCCTTCCGCCCGGTCCCGGCGTGCCCGCTGGGGAGTGCGCCTCGCGGCCGTGGCCTGCGTGGGCTGGCTGGTCGTCGTCGTGCTGCACCATCTACTCAGCGCCCGGACGTACGTGTGGGGACCGGTGGACCTGCTCCCGCCGATCGCCTGGGCGGCGGTCCCGGTGCTGCTGCTGCCCGTCGCCTGGCTGGCGCGGCCGATGCGCGGGCGGCTGGTCGGGGCGGCACTGCTCGCCCTCGTGCTCGGCCTTGGCTACAGCGGGATCAACTTCGCGACGGTGTTCCACACCCCGCCACCGGCGCCCGCCGACGCCGTCAAGGTGGTGACCTGGAACACCGAGTACTGGGATCAGGACCGGCGCAACGGCGGGGAGCAGCGCACCACCACGGGGCAGTTCTACGACTTCCTGCGGGAGATGGACGCCGACGTCTACATGCTGCACGAGTACGCCAACGTCGACGACTCGCTGGTCGACATCTTCGCGCAGGCGTACGAGATCGACCAGACGGCGCAGTTGAAGGCCGCGTTCCCCGGCTACACGATCGTCCGCGAGGGGCGCAACGTCACGCTCACCCGGCTGCCGGTGGTCGGGCACGCGTGGCTCGACTCGCAGCCGTACCTGCCGGACGATCTGAAGCCGGTGCCGCCGGCCCTGGTCGACCGACCACTGTTCTACACGTCACAGGCGCTGCGTACCGACATCCGGGTCAACGGCCAGGTCGTGTCGTTCTACAACTCGCACGTCTTCCAGCCGCCGGTTCGGATGCTGCTGCTGCGCAGCGACGACGACCGGAACATGTTCGAGATCGACCGGTTCAACTTCGAGATCCGGCAGGCCAGCTACCAGGCCATCGCCGCCGATCTGGATAAGAACCCGAACCGGGCGGTGATGGCCGGCGACCTGAACACCTCACCGTCGATGAATCTCCTCGACATGGTCTCCGACCGGCTGGTCGACCAGAGCAGGGCGCTTTCCTCGCTCTACCCGGTTACCTGGCCGGTGGGCGACAAGCCACGAATGTGGCGTATCGATTGGCTCTTCACCACTCCGGACATCAAGGTGCACAGTTACGACCTGACCCTCCCCAAGGGCCTGTCCGACCACAAGGCCCAGCAGTTCGTCATCTCGGCACCCTGA
- a CDS encoding NAD-dependent epimerase/dehydratase family protein: MHVVVTGAAGMLGTALLARPWPGVTWTGVDIRPLAPRVRGRAAFVRADVRDVEAMTRAFRSADVVIHSAAALPSHRAAEIRSVDVEGTGSALAAARRAGVERFVHISSTAVYGLPRDCPTPEDYPCEPVDPYSAAKLGAETAVLRQRERGLCAPIVRPKTFLGEERLGLFAMLFEWADEGRHFPLIGGGDVATQMLDVEDLCAAIQLICEAPDDKANDTFNIGAREFRTLREDFQAVLDAAGHGRRVLAMPVGPAVAALRVLAATRLSPVYKRLVHKLTRDSYVSIDRATQRLGFNPRFSNEQALLKTYEWWRANAAGARRSAGRTHRDPWKQGALSLAKALF; this comes from the coding sequence GTGCACGTTGTGGTGACCGGAGCCGCCGGCATGTTGGGCACCGCGCTGTTGGCGCGCCCCTGGCCGGGAGTGACGTGGACCGGAGTGGACATCCGTCCACTCGCGCCCCGGGTGCGAGGGCGGGCGGCCTTCGTCCGGGCCGACGTCCGGGACGTCGAGGCGATGACCCGCGCCTTCCGCTCCGCCGACGTGGTCATCCACTCCGCCGCCGCGTTGCCCAGCCACCGGGCGGCGGAGATCCGGTCGGTGGACGTGGAGGGCACCGGGTCGGCGCTGGCCGCGGCGCGGCGGGCCGGTGTGGAACGGTTCGTGCACATCTCGTCCACCGCCGTCTACGGACTGCCCCGGGACTGCCCCACGCCGGAGGACTACCCGTGCGAACCGGTGGACCCCTACTCGGCCGCGAAGCTCGGCGCCGAGACCGCCGTGCTCCGGCAACGCGAACGGGGCCTCTGCGCCCCGATCGTGCGGCCCAAGACCTTCCTCGGCGAGGAGCGTCTCGGTCTCTTCGCCATGCTTTTCGAGTGGGCCGACGAGGGCCGGCACTTCCCGCTGATCGGCGGCGGCGACGTCGCCACCCAGATGCTCGACGTCGAGGACCTCTGCGCGGCGATTCAGCTGATCTGCGAGGCGCCCGACGACAAGGCCAACGACACGTTCAACATCGGCGCGCGCGAGTTCCGCACCCTACGGGAGGACTTCCAGGCGGTCCTGGACGCCGCCGGCCACGGCAGGCGGGTCCTGGCCATGCCGGTGGGGCCCGCCGTCGCCGCGCTGCGCGTGCTCGCCGCGACGCGCCTCTCCCCGGTCTACAAGCGACTCGTGCACAAGCTCACCCGAGACTCGTACGTCTCGATCGACCGGGCGACCCAGCGGCTCGGATTCAATCCGCGGTTCAGCAACGAACAGGCGTTGCTGAAGACGTACGAGTGGTGGCGGGCGAACGCCGCCGGGGCGCGGCGCAGCGCCGGACGTACTCACCGCGACCCCTGGAAGCAGGGCGCCCTGAGCCTGGCGAAGGCGCTGTTCTGA
- a CDS encoding AfsR/SARP family transcriptional regulator, protein MRIRLLGPIEVESAGAPLDVGPRQRRAVLAALAVDAGTPVSIDTLTERVWGPAAPEAPRSALYAHVARLRRALAQVDDGSGRPVGLRRHGDGYVLDVERLQVDLHRLNRLIDTGRATTRISDEQRIAALREAMDLWRGDPLATLASDWANRVRRSVASQLISLAGAWGAEELRLGNPEAVAERLARILGSYPLAEPLVSLQMRALCAMGRTPEALQYYVDTRAQVVEQFGAEPGPELRNLHVAILRGELDEPYPGNVGPVSTPIRHVPRQLPADIARFSGRHDDLAPILNWLNPAGTGDSAPVVSIYGTAGVGKSTLAIHAAHKLASRYPDGQLYIALRGTSVDAEPLTPVDALARLLRTLGVSMSCDQEQVDEAAALFRSVVTGRRLLLVLDNAVDAAQVRPLLPSGAGCGTLVTSRQPLAGLSDVRQLRVGPLTVPDAIALLSHWVGAERVAAEPEAATAIAEWCECLPLALRIVGARLVARPGWPLAELRDRLADERRRLDNLEFDSVGLRASMAGSYDRLSGSPDRSERAIAEAFKLLGTSPMTELSRSTAAQVLARSEAHTERILERLVDAQLLETSTPGSYRMGGLLRLYARERFAGSEGEVTGEPSDKEEASGSRLA, encoded by the coding sequence GTGAGGATCCGACTACTGGGCCCCATCGAGGTGGAGTCGGCGGGTGCGCCGCTGGATGTGGGGCCACGTCAGCGTCGTGCGGTCCTGGCCGCCCTGGCCGTGGATGCCGGCACGCCGGTGTCGATCGACACCCTGACCGAACGGGTGTGGGGGCCGGCGGCTCCGGAGGCGCCCCGCAGCGCCCTCTACGCCCACGTCGCCCGGCTGCGCCGGGCCCTGGCGCAGGTCGACGACGGCTCCGGCAGACCCGTCGGCCTGAGGCGCCACGGGGACGGCTACGTGTTGGACGTCGAGCGCCTGCAGGTGGACCTGCACCGGTTGAACCGTCTCATCGACACCGGCCGCGCGACGACGCGGATCAGCGACGAGCAGCGGATCGCCGCGCTGCGCGAGGCGATGGACCTGTGGCGGGGGGATCCACTCGCCACCCTGGCCAGTGACTGGGCCAACCGGGTCAGGCGCAGCGTGGCATCGCAGTTGATCAGCTTGGCCGGCGCCTGGGGCGCCGAGGAGCTACGACTCGGCAACCCGGAGGCGGTCGCCGAGCGGCTGGCCCGGATCCTCGGCTCGTACCCGCTCGCCGAACCGCTCGTGTCGCTGCAGATGCGGGCGCTCTGCGCGATGGGACGTACCCCCGAGGCGTTGCAGTACTACGTCGACACCCGCGCGCAGGTCGTCGAGCAGTTCGGCGCCGAGCCCGGCCCCGAGCTGCGTAACCTGCACGTCGCCATACTCCGCGGCGAACTCGACGAGCCGTACCCGGGCAACGTCGGCCCGGTCTCCACCCCGATCCGGCACGTACCGCGGCAGCTGCCCGCCGACATCGCCCGATTCTCCGGCCGGCACGACGACCTCGCGCCGATCCTGAACTGGCTGAACCCCGCCGGCACGGGGGACTCGGCCCCGGTCGTGTCGATCTACGGGACCGCCGGGGTGGGGAAGTCCACCCTGGCCATCCACGCCGCGCACAAGCTCGCCAGCCGGTACCCGGACGGCCAGTTGTACATCGCCCTGCGTGGCACCAGCGTGGACGCGGAGCCGCTGACGCCGGTCGACGCACTCGCCCGGCTGCTGCGCACCCTCGGCGTCAGCATGAGCTGCGACCAGGAGCAGGTCGACGAGGCCGCGGCCCTGTTCCGCTCGGTCGTCACCGGGCGGCGCCTGCTGCTGGTCCTCGACAACGCCGTCGACGCCGCCCAGGTGCGCCCGCTGCTGCCCAGTGGCGCCGGCTGCGGAACGCTGGTGACCAGCCGTCAGCCGCTGGCGGGGCTCAGCGACGTGCGCCAGCTGCGCGTCGGACCGCTCACCGTCCCGGACGCCATCGCGCTGCTGAGCCACTGGGTCGGGGCGGAACGGGTGGCGGCGGAGCCGGAGGCCGCGACCGCGATCGCCGAGTGGTGCGAGTGCCTACCGCTGGCGCTGCGCATCGTCGGTGCCCGCCTCGTGGCCCGCCCCGGTTGGCCGCTCGCCGAGCTGCGCGACCGGCTCGCCGACGAGCGCCGCCGGCTGGACAATCTGGAGTTCGACAGTGTCGGCCTGCGGGCCAGCATGGCCGGCTCCTACGACCGTCTCTCCGGCAGCCCGGACCGCTCCGAGCGCGCCATCGCCGAGGCGTTCAAGTTGCTGGGCACGTCGCCGATGACGGAACTCAGCCGGTCGACCGCCGCCCAGGTGCTCGCCCGCTCGGAGGCACACACCGAACGCATCCTGGAGCGTCTGGTCGACGCGCAGCTGTTGGAGACCTCGACGCCGGGCAGCTACCGAATGGGTGGACTACTGCGACTGTACGCCCGGGAGCGCTTCGCCGGGTCCGAGGGAGAAGTGACCGGCGAACCGTCGGACAAGGAAGAAGCAAGCGGTTCGCGGTTAGCGTGA
- a CDS encoding lysylphosphatidylglycerol synthase domain-containing protein, translating into MPRKRWRSVARRILMGLLLTVTVVFIVLALRGQDWSTVAGTLRGQRPGFVVAMAALAFLANAAGLVATMVSWRAMLAGVGERVSAVHAARIFYFGQFVKYVPGKVMGFLVSVEMGRAIGVRPGRMSAAWLLALVVSLLTGATVGLAAGPEVFGASSGWLLLAVLPVAAVLVRPGLVGGAATLLGRLRRRPEPSTAICGTGIRQAVVAQLLAWVLGGAHLWVLAVAMGAPPLRALPLCLGAFGLGAVAGVIAVFAPDGIGVREVVVTAALSVILPIPVAGVVALVSRVVVTLSELATAGVGLLVTAAVVRRRQEAAVPAVPTVAVATVPEHANADSPAPKKSPRKWPQASH; encoded by the coding sequence ATGCCGCGGAAGCGTTGGCGCTCGGTGGCCCGCCGGATACTCATGGGCCTGTTGCTGACGGTGACCGTGGTCTTCATCGTGCTCGCGCTGCGCGGTCAGGACTGGTCCACGGTGGCCGGCACGCTACGCGGGCAGCGGCCCGGCTTCGTCGTGGCGATGGCGGCGCTGGCCTTCCTGGCCAATGCCGCCGGTCTGGTCGCCACGATGGTCTCCTGGCGGGCCATGCTCGCCGGCGTCGGCGAGCGGGTCTCCGCCGTGCACGCGGCCCGAATTTTCTACTTCGGACAGTTCGTCAAGTACGTGCCCGGCAAGGTGATGGGTTTCCTGGTCAGCGTCGAGATGGGCAGGGCCATCGGCGTACGGCCGGGTCGGATGAGCGCGGCCTGGCTGCTGGCCCTGGTGGTGAGCCTGCTGACCGGCGCCACCGTGGGGCTGGCCGCCGGGCCGGAGGTCTTCGGCGCGTCGTCCGGCTGGCTCCTGCTGGCCGTCCTGCCGGTGGCCGCGGTTCTGGTCCGCCCCGGTCTGGTGGGCGGGGCCGCGACCCTGCTCGGCCGGCTGCGCCGCCGCCCGGAGCCGTCCACGGCGATCTGCGGCACCGGCATCCGGCAGGCGGTCGTCGCCCAACTGCTGGCGTGGGTGCTCGGGGGCGCCCACCTGTGGGTCCTCGCCGTGGCGATGGGGGCGCCGCCGCTGCGTGCGCTGCCGCTCTGCCTCGGCGCGTTCGGCCTCGGCGCGGTCGCCGGGGTCATCGCCGTCTTCGCCCCCGACGGCATCGGCGTCCGGGAGGTGGTGGTGACGGCCGCGCTCAGTGTCATCCTGCCGATTCCGGTTGCCGGGGTGGTGGCGCTGGTCAGCCGGGTCGTGGTGACGCTGAGCGAACTCGCCACCGCGGGGGTCGGCCTGCTGGTTACCGCGGCGGTCGTCCGGCGGCGCCAAGAGGCGGCAGTTCCTGCCGTGCCCACGGTGGCGGTGGCGACGGTGCCGGAGCACGCGAATGCCGACTCACCGGCTCCCAAGAAATCGCCAAGGAAATGGCCACAGGCGAGCCACTAA
- a CDS encoding glycosyltransferase family 2 protein, translating into MKPAKTPLVSVVIPCHNSRKTIALSVLSALHQTHPSIEVIVVDDASTDETPEIVGKLGCTLIELTDNVGAGPARNRGIAASSGDILFFLDSDVALAPDAVANAVKIFEENPSYGAVWGVYGDRPLVDDGVVEWVQVLYGHYRATRKLGPARTGHFASGAVPRWVIDDIGAFDERLLGQYANEDHEFSLRIAEHYPVTRTLSVIGYHDDDDQLSSILRKLYRRAGSLVPLVLKQRGLKPEREATHRPAEVAAAFLATTSLPLVLVSPYLAAVPVAFLTWFIGVDLPLLNYVRRTAGWRMVPPSALLSFLYSLAISAGALSGGLRYVLDARFRQRYGTPAGVH; encoded by the coding sequence ATGAAGCCCGCCAAGACGCCACTGGTGTCAGTGGTAATCCCCTGTCACAACAGCCGGAAGACGATCGCCCTGAGCGTGCTCTCGGCATTGCACCAGACCCACCCGTCGATCGAGGTCATCGTCGTCGACGACGCCAGCACCGACGAGACGCCGGAGATCGTCGGCAAACTCGGTTGCACGCTCATCGAGCTGACCGACAATGTCGGCGCCGGCCCGGCGCGCAACCGCGGCATAGCCGCAAGTAGCGGCGACATCCTCTTCTTCCTCGACTCCGATGTCGCCCTCGCCCCCGACGCGGTCGCCAACGCCGTGAAGATCTTCGAGGAGAACCCGTCCTACGGTGCCGTCTGGGGCGTCTACGGCGACCGCCCCCTGGTCGACGACGGCGTGGTGGAGTGGGTGCAGGTGCTCTACGGCCACTACCGCGCCACCCGCAAGCTCGGGCCGGCACGGACCGGCCACTTCGCCAGCGGCGCGGTGCCCCGCTGGGTCATCGACGATATCGGGGCGTTCGACGAGCGGCTACTTGGCCAGTACGCCAACGAGGACCACGAGTTCAGCCTCCGGATCGCGGAGCACTACCCGGTCACCCGCACCCTGTCCGTGATCGGTTACCACGACGACGACGACCAGCTGTCCTCGATCCTGCGGAAGCTCTACCGGCGGGCCGGCTCACTGGTTCCCCTCGTCCTCAAGCAACGCGGGCTGAAGCCCGAGCGGGAGGCCACCCACCGGCCGGCCGAGGTCGCGGCCGCCTTCCTGGCCACCACCAGCCTCCCCCTGGTGCTGGTCTCCCCCTACCTGGCGGCCGTTCCGGTCGCCTTCCTGACGTGGTTCATCGGCGTCGACCTCCCCCTGTTGAACTACGTCCGACGCACCGCGGGCTGGCGGATGGTCCCGCCGAGCGCGCTACTCAGTTTTCTGTACAGTCTCGCGATTTCCGCGGGCGCGTTGAGTGGTGGCCTGCGCTACGTGCTCGACGCGCGCTTCCGACAGAGGTACGGGACACCGGCCGGCGTCCACTAG